The following proteins come from a genomic window of Drosophila sulfurigaster albostrigata strain 15112-1811.04 chromosome X, ASM2355843v2, whole genome shotgun sequence:
- the LOC133847576 gene encoding uncharacterized protein LOC133847576 yields MCSPCCVICCGGCQDCCTDCCGGTCCGGCCTNLCCGGCCSTGVRATQTLQFPSEHRWFERCTNANCVSCQDPTTTNECSCICRRNRHIIEALTCLFNTTIPHMVSTLFKLVVQQNEPLKRFPRDRKWDVMEHVKAPYTELNDLEIYDSMYDRCGLPIEPLHSDNIYKIVRLMFLAKVLTLEQQKYLLRMLKRLNQHAHCPVDLYLLLQTLENVNVKELMCSIHRQEEFVRSLHTARQCHKLCDLYNQVVTVDKRSVQRHRRRLRYGNKNHLKATMMEKQPSDESAAVRQSQLQRQYCDRKADIVSTSASPNGTTTSSVGRTRYAGSRNPSRSSK; encoded by the coding sequence atgtgctCGCCATGCTGCGTTATTTGCTGTGGCGGTTGCCAAGACTGTTGCACAGATTGTTGTGGCGGCACCTGTTGCGGTGGCTGTTGCACTAACCTGTGCTGCGGTGGCTGCTGTTCAACAGGAGTGCGTGCAACACAGACGCTGCAATTTCCGTCTGAGCATCGCTGGTTCGAGCGTTGCACAAACGCCAACTGTGTGAGCTGTCAGGatccaacaacaacgaacgaaTGCAGCTGCATTTGCCGACGCAATCGTCACATTATCGAGGCGTTGACTTGCCTCTTCAACACAACGATACCACACATGGTGAGCACACTGTTTAAGCTTGTGGTCCAACAGAACGAGCCACTGAAACGCTTTCCACGCGATCGCAAATGGGATGTGATGGAGCATGTGAAGGCGCCCTACACCGAACTCAATGATCTCGAGATCTATGACAGCATGTACGATCGTTGCGGCCTGCCAATTGAACCCTTGCACTCTGACAATATCTACAAAATTGTGCGCTTAATGTTTCTGGCCAAAGTCTTGACACTGGAGCAGCAAAAGTATTTGCTACGCATGCTAAAGCGTCTCAATCAACACGCACATTGTCCCGTCGATTTGTATCTGTTGCTGCAAACACTGGAGAATGTGAATGTCAAGGAGCTGATGTGCAGCATTCACAGACAGGAGGAATTTGTCCGGAGTCTGCACACGGCACGCCAGTGCCACAAACTCTGTGATCTCTACAATCAGGTGGTCACCGTCGATAAGCGGTCGGTGCAACGGCATCGCAGGCGTTTGCGCTACGGTAACAAGAATCATTTGAAGGCCACCATGATGGAGAAGCAGCCAAGTGATGAGTCCGCCGCAGTGCGACAATCGCAATTGCAGCGACAGTATTGCGATCGCAAGGCCGATATTGTTTCAACATCTGCATCGCCCAATGGCACAACCACTTCATCGGTTGGTCGCACTCGGTACGCCGGCTCACGTAATCCCAGTCGGTCATCCAAGTGA